The proteins below come from a single Thermotoga sp. KOL6 genomic window:
- the amrS gene encoding AmmeMemoRadiSam system radical SAM enzyme, translated as MEKMAIHFEPLEGKKVKCLLCPHECRLDEGQVGLCGVRKNKGGALVSLNYGEVTAIAMDPIEKKPLFHFNPGEQIFSVGTFGCNFKCGFCQNWEISQMKPETKKVTPEQLVKIASINRESKGIAFTYNEPLVWFEFVLDTSRVAVKEGMYCVLVTNGYINEEPLELLFQSIHAMNIDLKGFNRDFYREIGGDLDVVLRNIEKVYNAGIHIELTTLIIPGKNDDREDLKREFEWIANLDKDIPLHISRYFPNYKYTIPPTPIEELIEIYELAKKYLNFVYLGNVWDERFESTFCPDCGNLVIRRRGYEVEKIGLDEEGKCKKCGRQIATIIG; from the coding sequence ATGGAGAAAATGGCGATACACTTTGAACCTCTTGAAGGAAAAAAGGTGAAATGTCTTCTGTGTCCACATGAGTGTCGCCTCGATGAGGGACAAGTGGGACTGTGTGGAGTTAGAAAAAACAAAGGCGGTGCGTTAGTAAGTTTGAACTATGGAGAAGTAACTGCCATAGCTATGGATCCAATAGAAAAAAAGCCACTTTTTCATTTCAATCCAGGCGAACAGATTTTTTCTGTTGGAACATTCGGATGTAATTTCAAGTGTGGATTTTGTCAAAATTGGGAGATTTCACAGATGAAGCCTGAGACAAAAAAAGTGACACCAGAACAGCTCGTAAAAATTGCCTCTATAAATAGAGAATCCAAGGGTATTGCTTTTACGTACAACGAGCCCCTCGTCTGGTTCGAATTTGTCCTAGACACTTCCCGAGTAGCTGTAAAGGAAGGAATGTACTGCGTCTTGGTAACGAACGGATATATAAATGAGGAACCACTGGAGCTGTTGTTTCAATCCATTCATGCGATGAACATTGACCTCAAGGGATTCAACAGAGATTTCTACAGGGAGATCGGAGGAGATCTGGACGTGGTCCTCAGAAACATTGAAAAGGTGTATAATGCTGGAATCCACATTGAGTTGACTACACTCATTATTCCGGGGAAAAACGATGACAGAGAAGATTTGAAAAGAGAATTCGAATGGATAGCAAATTTGGACAAAGACATTCCTTTACATATCAGTCGATACTTTCCGAACTACAAATACACCATCCCTCCTACCCCTATAGAAGAACTCATTGAGATATATGAATTGGCGAAAAAGTATCTAAACTTTGTGTATCTAGGAAACGTTTGGGATGAAAGATTCGAAAGCACTTTCTGCCCTGATTGTGGCAACCTTGTTATTAGAAGGCGAGGATATGAAGTAGAGAAGATTGGATTAGATGAAGAAGGGAAGTGCAAAAAGTGTGGTCGTCAAATAGCAACAATCATTGGATAA